One region of Rana temporaria chromosome 11, aRanTem1.1, whole genome shotgun sequence genomic DNA includes:
- the LOC120917873 gene encoding E3 ubiquitin-protein ligase RNF182-like has product MSAEEVPTSDELECKICYQKFTAHSRKPKILNCLHRVCARCLSKILLIGGGAPCISCPFCRNETELQEEEVAGLPDDTNILSKLAERTICNSDSNEVVLTPKNLASSSPSHGSSNCLVITIMEVQRDSTRTPSQNTISDYYAEHSMDSASVSSQGQMDHDLFSKLCKHVPRILVWLLGFFYFGSLPLGIYLLVIQKVTLGIVCVSLVPSSLTVCLVYGFCQCLCQGICDCSTRS; this is encoded by the coding sequence ATGAGCGCAGAGGAGGTGCCGACATCGGACGAGCTGGAATGTAAAATATGCTACCAAAAGTTCACCGCTCACAGCCGCAAACCCAAGATCCTAAACTGCCTTCACCGTGTCTGTGCCAGATGCCTATCCAAAATCCTTCTCATAGGCGGAGGGGCGCCGTGCATCAGCTGCCCGTTCTGCCGCAACGAGACCGAACTTCAGGAAGAAGAGGTGGCGGGTCTCCCGGACGACACCAATATCTTGTCTAAGCTCGCTGAGCGCACCATCTGCAATTCAGACAGCAATGAGGTGGTCCTAACCCCCAAAAACCTTGCGTCCTCTAGCCCTTCCCATGGATCTTCGAACTGCCTAGTGATCACCATCATGGAGGTACAAAGAGACTCCACGCGGACACCCAGTCAAAACACGATCTCGGACTACTACGCGGAGCACAGCATGGACTCGGCTTCAGTGAGTTCTCAAGGCCAAATGGACCACGACCTTTTTTCCAAATTGTGCAAGCATGTCCCCAGGATACTGGTCTGGCTGCTGGGCTTCTTTTACTTTGGCTCTTTGCCCCTTGGGATATATTTGCTCGTGATTCAGAAAGTGACACTTGGAATTGTCTGCGTCAGCCTGGTACCCTCCAGCCTGACCGTGTGCCTGGTCTACGGCTTCTGCCAGTGCCTTTGCCAAGGCATATGCGACTGCTCAACCAGGAGTTGA